The Halobaculum magnesiiphilum genome contains the following window.
ATCCGGTCGTGGTCGCCGTCGTACAGGTCCGCCAGCCGGAGGCGGTGGCCGCGGCCGAAGATCCACGAGTCGCGGCCGTCGCCGCCCTGTCGGAACTCCTCGCGGGCGTGTTCCAGTGCCTCGTGAGGGAGCTTCAGGAGGTTCCACTCGTCGTGGTTGCGCAGGAAGTTCGCCCACCAGACGTGCCCGTCGGGCTCGGCGTCGGGGATCTGCTCGAACATGCGGTACAGCGGCCAGGTGTTCCCCACCCCGACGCCGTAGGTGACGTGGGAGTTGCCGACGAAGTTGAACAACGCGTCGAACCCGTCGCCGTCGGCGAAGTAGAAGTCCAGCCGGTCGGGCTCGTCGTCGGCCTCCGCCAGCAGCACGGCCTCGTCGTTCGCCGCGCGACAGCGCCGCTTCAGCTCGCGGAAGATCCACTGCGGGTCGTCCATCCGGTGGGCGTCGTGGCCCTTCGGCAGGATCATCGGGTGGGCCGCGTCGATGCGGAAGCCGTCGACGCCCCGTTCGAGCCAGAACTCCGCGACGGAGAACAGCTCCTCTTGCACGTCGGGGTTGGCGACGTTGAGGTCGGGCTGGTGGTGATAGAACTGATGGAAGTAGTGTTTGTCCGCGACCTCGTCGTACGACCAGACGCCGTCCTCGAACTCGGGGAAGATGTTGGAGGTGTTGTACGCCCGATCGACGTGGCTCGTCCACAGGTAGTAGTCGTGGTACTTCGACTCGGGGTCCTCGCGGGCGCGCCGGAACCACTCGTGGTCGGTCGAGGTGTGGTTGAGCACGAGGTCGACGATCAGCCGCATCCCGCGCGCGTCCAGTTCGTCGACGAGCGCGTCGAAGTCGTCGAGCGAGCCGAGCCGGTCGTCCACGTCGCGGTAGTCGGCCACGTCGTAGCCGTTGTCCCGCAGCGGGCTGGGGTAGAACGGCCGGATCCACAGGCAGTCGACCCCCAGCTCCTCCAGGTAGTCGAGGCGGTCGATCAGCCCGCGGAAGTCGCCCCAGCCGTCCCCGTCGCCGTCCCGGAACGTCTTCACGTCGAGGCTGTACACGACCGCGTCACGATACCACTCGGGGTGGCCGCCGTCGGCGAACACCTCGGCGGCGACACCCGCGCCCGCGTCCCGCCCCCCGCCCGGCTCGCCCGAACCCGCGTCGGCATCCATGGCTGTCGGTCGTCGGTGCGGGCGGGGGTAAAACCTCCCGGAGCCGGACGGCGGTCCCCGTCGTCGCCGGCGGTCGGAAGTCAGCGGTCGGTTCCGGTGAGCCGGTCGTCCCAGTCGATCCACTCGTGTTCCCAGCCGGTCTTCGCGAAGTAGCCCTGCTCGGAGAACTCGGCGTCCTCGCGGCGGGTCCGGTTCCGGACGCCGGCGCCGGCCTGCTCGCCCTCGACGAGCAGCGGCGACAGCGACACCGGCCCGGCCGTCCCGGCCTCGCGCAGCTCCCCCGACTCGTCTGGCTCGTAGGCGACGACGGTCTGGTCGGCGCCGCGGCCGCGCGGGAGCACGAGCCGGCCGTCGGGCGCGAGCTGGTCGACGAGGTCGCGCGGCGGCTCGACGGCCGCGGCCTCGACGAGGATCCGGTCGAAGGGGGCGTACGCGGGCAGGCCGCGCGCGCCGTCGGCGCGGTCGACCAGCACCGCGTCGTAGCCGGCCGCCGAGAGGTTCCGTCGCGCGTCGTACACCAGCCGGCGGGAGATGTCGACCGCGTGGACGTGTCTCGCGTCCACGACCTCCGCGAGCACCGCCGCGGTGTAGCCGACGCCGGCGCCGACGACGAGCGTCTCCTCGCCCGCCTCGGGGTCCAGCGCCGACAGCAGTCGCGCGACCGTCGCCGGCGCGAGCACCCGGGTGCCGCCCTGTTCGCCCGCGCGGTTCGCGTACGGCGCCTCCGCGACGAACTCCTCGCGGGGCACCGTCGCCATCGCCTCCCGAACCGCCGGCGCGATCGGCCGCCCGAGGGTGTGCTCGACCGAGTCGAGCATGTCCTCGCGCAGCAGCGCCGGATCGGGTCCGTCCATTGTCGAGGGAAGACGCTCGCGGAATATGAACCGCACGCTCGGCGCCGGCCGACCGACCGACCGCGTACGGTCGACGATTCACCAGGATCGGCAATCGGTTGTGCGCGACCCGCGCACCCGACGGCGAGCGTCTTTGCGGTGCCGACTGTGAACCGAACCATGAACTCGGACCTTCGCGAGGCAGTCGCCGATCTCCCGCCGAGCGCGAAGCTCGTCTTCGTCGTGCTGGAGAACCACGATCGCCTCACCCAGTCTGCGCTCGCCGAGGAGACCCTGCTCCCGCAGCGCACGGTGCGGTACGCGCTCGACGAGCTTCGCGACGCCGGCGTGCTCCACGAGGAGCTGAACATCATGGACGCCCGCCAGCGCTTCTACTCGCTCGCCGACGCCGAGGCGTCGGAGGACGACCCGTCCGTCGGTATCGCGCCCGAGCCCTCGGCGTCGGCCCGCTGAGGGGCCACGCCGTCGACGCTCCGGCTCGTCGATCCGCCGGGACGATCGCCGGTCGGGACGGCGACCAGGCCGGCGATCAGCGGGGAGATCAGGACGCCGATCGGAACGGCGATCCGACGCGGCTTCGTATCCAGTCCGCGACGGCGACGACCGCGACCGCCTCGACGTAGCAGCCGACGACGGCGAGCGCCCAGAACCCCGCGTCGCCGACGGCGACGCCGAGTTCGTTGGACAGCGCCGTGTCGAGCAGGAACGCCGCCGCGAGCGCCGGCCACGCGACGAGGCTCAGGGCGTCCGGCAGCGGCGTGAACCGTGCGACCCCGACGGCTGCCACCAGCGCGGCGGTCGCGAAGACCGTCCGGCGGGCGGTCGTCGCCGCTCGAACGGCGGGAGGGACGTGTCGAAAAGCCATTGGTTCGGCGTGGCTTCGAGGGGACAAAGCTGTGCCGGGGAGCGTTCTGCCGCCTCGGCAGCGGCGGTCCGTCGACCGGCAGAGCGCGCGGTTCACTCCGTCGGGAGATGACACGCCGAGACGTGCTCGCCGTCCTCGAGCTCGGGATGATCGCGGACGCACGGCGAGCCGAACGCCTCGCGGATCCGATCGGCCGCGGCCGCGTCGTCGCCGGCGACGGCGTCGTCGACGGCCGCCGCGAGCGCGCGTCCGGCGTCGCCGTCGGGGTCAGGGAGGTCGTATTCCGCCCGCAGCGCCCGCGCGAGCGAGTCCGGATCGGTCCCGTCGGCGCGCTCCCCGAGGTGGTCGAGGTCGACGTCTCCGGCGGCCAGGTCGACGCGGAGGTCGATCACGGCACCGTACTCGGCGCTCGTGAGGCCGCTCCCGTCCGGCGGGATCACCTCCGGGCACCTCGTGTGGAACCGACAGCTGTCGGGCGGGTCGGCGGGGTCGGGGACGGCCCCCGAGAGCGACCCCTCGGGGCGGCCGGCGCGGGGGTCCGGCGTCGGGACGGCCGCGGCGAGCGCGCGCGTGTACGGATGGGCGGGGTCGTCCAACACCGCCGCCGTCGGTCCCGCCTCGACCAGCTCGCCGGCGTACATCACCGCGACGCGGTCGCAGGCCCGGCGGACCACGCTCACGTCGTGGCTGATGAACAGCAGCGAGAGGTCGAACGCCTCCCGGAGCTCCCCGAGCAGGTCGAGGATCTCCGCCTGGACGGACACGTCGAGGGCGGCGGTCGGCTCGTCGAGCACGACGAACGCCGGGTCGAGCGCGAGCGCCCGGGCGATGCCGACGCGGCGCTTCTGTCCGCCCGAGAGCTCGTGGGGGTAGCGGTCGCGGTGGTCGGCGGACAGGCCGACGCGCTCGAACAGCGTCGCCACGCGCTCGCGTCGCCGCCGGCGGGCGACCCCGCGAACCCGCAGCGGCTCCGCGGCCGACTCGCCGGCGGTCAGTCGGGGGTCGAGGCTCGACGACGGGTCCTGAAACACCATCGCGGTTCGCCGGCGGAGCTCCTCGACGCCGTCGCCCCCGTCCCCGACGGGCGTGCCGTCGAAGCGGACCGTCCCGCCGGTCGGCTCCTGTAGGTGTAACAGCGTTTCCGCGACGGTGGACTTGCCGCTGCCCGACTCGCCGATGAGTCCCAGCGCCTCCCCCCGCCCGATCTCGAAGGAGACGCCGTCGACCGCGCGGACCGATCCGGTCCGCCGTCGCAACACCCCCGACCGGACGGGATAGTGCTTCTCCAGCCCGTCGACGACCACCAGCGGCTCCCGATCGGGGCCGCCGGCGACGCCGGCGCCGCCGGCGGTCCGGTTCGGATCGGCGTCGCCGGGCTCCCCGTCCGCGGGGTCGTCCGGCCGGCTCATCGGTTCCCCCCGTCCGCGTCGCTCGCCGACGCGTCGGGCTCGCGCGTCGCTCCGCGCGGAGCGCCGTCGGTCGTCGCCTCGGCCTCGGAGTTCGGTTCCGGGTCGGGATCTGATTCCTCGGTGTTCGATTCGGGATCCGAGTCGAGGACGGTCGGGTCGCGCACGCCGTCGTGGAACACGCAGGCGGCGTCGCCGCCGCCGTCGACGCCGTACAGCGGCGGTCCGTCGCCGCTCCGGCACTCCCCGACCGCGTGGGGACACCGGGGGTGGAACGGACATCCGGCAGGCTGGTTCAGAGGCTCTGGCGGCTCGCCGCCGATCCGTTCGCCGCCCCGCCCGGGAAGCGAGTCGAGCAGCCCGCGCGTGTACGGGTGGGCCGGCCGCTCGAACACCCGCGTCACCGGCCCGCGCTCCATCACCCGGCCGGCGTACATGACGACGACGCGGTCGGCGATGCCGGCGACGACGCCGAGGTCGTGGGTGACGAACAGCGTCGCGAGTCCCTCCTCGGCGCCGAGTTCGGCGAACAGGTCGAGGATCTCCGCCTGGATCGTCACGTCCAGCGCCGTCGTCGGCTCGTCGGCGATCAGGAGGTCGGGATCGCCCGCGAGCGCCGCCGCGATGGCGACGCGCTGTTTCATCCCGCCCGAGAGCTGGTGGGGGTAGTCGTCGGCACGCGAGGCCGGGTTCGGCAGGCCGACCCGGTCGAGCAGCTCGACGGCGCGCTCGCGCGCCGCACGCTTGCCCACGTCGTTGCGATCCCGCACCGCCTCGGCGACCTGCTCGCCGACGGTGTAGACGGGGTCGAGCGACCCATGCGGGTCCTGAAACACGTACGCGATGCGGTCGCCACGGACCGCGCGGAGCTCGCGCTCGGAGCGGTCGAGCAGGTCGCGGTCGTCGAACCGCACCTCGCCGTCGACGACCTCGCCGGGCGAGTCGACCAGCCGCGTGATCGACTCGCAGGCGACGGTCTTGCCCGAGCCCGACTCCCCGACGAGACACACCGTCTCGCCCGGGTACACGTCGAAGGAGGCGCCGTCGACCGCGCGGACGGTCCCCTCGGCGGTTGGGAACTGCGTCCGGAGGTCCCGCACCGACAACAGCGGGGGCGCGTCGGTGTCGCGTCCGGGGGCCGGGTGGTCGTCGTCGCGTCCGCGGTCCGGCCGACCGTCGCCGTCGCGTCCGGGGGCCGGGTGGTCGTCGCCGCGGCTCATCGTCGCACCTCCGCGGTCGGGTCGAGCACGTCGCGCAGCGCGTCGCCGAGCACGGACATGGCGGCGACCGTACACACCAGCGGGATCGCGGCGAAGAGGACCGTCCACCACAGCTCGGGGAACCGAGAGAAGCCGATCGCGATGGTCGACCCCCACGACTGCGCGAGGGGGTTGGTGAACCCGAGGTAGGCGATCCCCGCCTCGACGAGCACGAGCGTCGGCATCCGGTTCGCGACGGCGGCGACGACGGTGTCGGAGACGTTCGGGATCACGTGCCGGCGGACGATCTGCGGGTCGCTCACGCCGGCGTCGCGGGCGGCGCGGACGTACCCCGTGTCCACCCGCGAGGCGGCCGCGCTCCTGACGAGGCGGGCGGTGCCGTCCCAGTCGAACAGCCCGAACACGACGACGATCGTCACCAGGCTCCGGCTGAACGACTCCTGTACCAACAGGACGACGAACACCGCGGGGACGACCCGCTGGAGGTCGACGTACCGCATCAGGAGGGCGTCGACCCGGCCGCCGTAGTAGGCCGCGACCGTGCCGACGAGGACGGCCGCCGGGACGACGAGCGCGGCCGTGACCAGCGATACCTGGACGGCGACGCGGGCGCCCTCGACGATCAGGTGGATCATCCCGTGACCGTCGACGGTCGTCCCGAGCGGGAAGTGCCACGTTCCTGGGCACATGTCGCCGTCGCGCGACGCCAGGCAGTACGGAATCGTCGGCGACATCTCGATGCCGGTCCAGGCGGGCGGCTGGGCCGCCGGCACGCCGTAGGGGATGCCCTCGGTCGACTCGATCCCGAGCGCCGACAGCGTCCACACGCCGAACGTCGCGGCGTACCACAGGACCAGCAGGTACGCGGCCGACGCGAGCGCCGCCGGCTTCCGGCGGAGCCGCCGCCAGTAGCGCCGCCGCAGGTCGGGGCGACGCGCCAGCGGCGCCAGCGCCCAGCCGACGACCGCAAGCGACGCGTAGTAGAGGTACTCGATGATCCCGGTCGAGACGCCCCAGAAGGGGACGAGCCCGGTCGGGGTGACGAACGCTTCCCACAGCGCGGCGGCCGCGAGCACCGCCCAGACGGCGAACAGCGCGGCCGTCCGTGGGGAGATCGGGGCTCGGTCGGCGAGCCCGCGATCGCCGGCCTCGACGGCGAATCGGTCCTCGGAGGGGTCGCGCGTCTCGCTCACGGGGCTCCCCCCGTGTCGATCCGCACGTCGCGCCCGCGGGCCGTCGCCGCGGGCCGTCGGCGGGGTGTGACCATCGATATGTCGGCCCCACAGAGTGGGACAGTAAATGCGTAGCGGAGGATGAAACGGCCGTATCAGCCACGGTACAGTTATGCCCCTGTCGAGGGCATTCGCCCGATGTGCACGCACCGTCCCTCCAGGGGATGGCCCTGATCGTCCCCGGCTCGTGCCACGAACGCGTCGGTCCTCGGTCGGGTCACGAGCCCCGCCGTCGACGCCGCCGAGTCCGCCGAGTCCGCCGAGTCCGCCGAGTCCGCCGACGCCCCCAGACTGTCGGCCCGAACGGAGCTGGTCGTCCGTGAGCCGTCGCGACTTCCTCGTTCGTCGGATCGGTTGGGCGGTGTTCGTCGTCTGGGTCGTGATCACCGGGATGTTCCTCGCGCTCGTCGCCGCCCCGGACCACAACCTCAGCATCCTGCAGTACGGGCTCCCGCCGGACGAGGCGCGCCGCGTCGCCGAGCAGTACCGCGAGCGGATGCACTACGACGAGCCGTTGCTTCGGCGATACGCCCACTGGCTGTGGGAGCTGGGGACGTTCCAGTTCGGCCGGTCGTACGTCCAGGGCCGGCCGGTGAACGCCATCCTCGCGCCGGCGCTGCGGCTCACCCTCCTGTATCTCGTCCCGGGGGTCGCCCTCGCGTCGCTGGCGGGCGTCCTCGGCGGACTGGCCGCCTCGCTGTGGCGCGGCACCGTCGGCCGCGTCGCGAGCGCGTTCGGTCACCTCGGCGCCGCCTTCCCGGCGTTCCTCCTCGCGGAGGCGCTCGCGCTGCTGGCGGCCGGCGAGGCGGGCGCGATCGCGCGCTGGAACCCGGACGTCGGCGCGTTCGGGGGGTCGAACCCGACCGTCCTCGCAATCGCGGTCGGCGTCGTCGCGACGACGCTGGGGGCGACGCTCCTGCAGTATGCCGCCGCCGAGACCGACTCCGTGGCGGGGACGCCGTTCGTGAAGCGGCTCCGGGCCAACGGCGCGCCGCCGCGGCGGATCGCCGCGCACGTGCTCCGCAACGCCGCCCCGCCGCTGGTCGCGCTGTTCTCCATCCGCGTGCTCGCGGTCCTGCTGCTCGGGGTCTACCTCGTCGAGGCGGCGCTGGGGATCCCCGGGTTCGGCGAGGTGACGCTGACGGCGATCCGCGACCGCGACATCGCCGTCGTGCTCGCGGCCACACTGATCACGACGCTGCTCGGGGTGTTCGGCACGCTCGTGGAGGACGTGGTGACCGTGACGATCGACCCCCGTTCCGGGTCAGAGTGAACGGTCCGCGGTCGGGGCCGGGACCGGGAAGAGGATCGGGAGCCCTCCTCAGCCCATGCCGCCGTCGACGGCGTGGCGGTTCGTCCCGGGGATCGCCGACACCCGCACGTCGGACAGCCCGGCCTCGGTGAACCAGTCGCGGACGGCCTCGGGCGCGTGGGCGTCGCCGTGGCCGCTCGCGAGCCCGTGGGCCGCCGCCGCGACCGTCGCCTCGCCGCGGTCGTCGGCCGCGTCGCCGGCGTCGAACACGTCCGTCGCGACGACGGCGCCGTCGCCGTCGAGGAGGTCGGCGGCGACCGAGCAGGTCGCGCGCGCCTCCGCAGGGTCCATCGTCGAGAGCGCGTCGCCGAGGAACGCCACGTCGAAGCCGGGATCCAGCGTCGCGGGAACGCCCTCGTGGATCCGAACGTCGTCGCCGTGGACCCGGCCGAGTCGATCGGCCGTCGCCGGCGACGCGACCAGCGTCGCGTCGAGGCCGCGGGCGGCGAACTCCCGGGCGTGCACGCCCGACCCGCCGCACAGGTCGACGACGGACTCTGCGTCGGGGGCGGTCCGCACCGCCGCGGTGACGCACGCGCGGACGGTCGCCTCGTCGGTGGCGTAGTGGGCGCCGAGCGCGTTCGCCTCCCAGTCGTCGTGGCGCTCGGGCGGGACGCCCGTCTCCAGCGTCTCGGGCAGGCCCACCAGCTCGTCGAGGCGGTCGAGCTCGTGGGGGATCGACCCGATCGAGCGCACGTCGCGCTTGGCGAGCAGGCCGAGCGCGCGGTTCGTCGGCTCGTACTCGTCGCCGACGGCCTCGAAAAAGCCCAGGTCCGCGAGCGCCCCGACCAGTCGCCGCGCCTGCGGCTCGGCGACCTCGGTTTTCGCCGCGACCTCGGCCGGGGTTCCGGCGCTCGACAGCAACGCCTCCAGCGCCCCCGTTCGACGGGCCGCCCGCAGCAGCAGCAACGCCTCGGTCCCCGGCCCCCTCCGCTCGTCGGTCGGCATGACTCGTTCCCGATGCTTCGACGGCGAATATATAAGGGCGTCTCTCCGCCCGCCGCGGACGCGCTGGGCGCCCCGGCGCCGACGCGCCCGCCGCCGACTCAGCCCTCGCCGTCGCCCCCCCGCATCGGCACGAACCGGACGCCGCCGTGGTCCTCGCGCTCGACGCCGTCTCCGTCGACCCGCAGGGACACGAGCCGCTGGCCGCCGCCGAGCCGTCCGCCGTCGGCGTCGACGGGCGCGACGACCCGGCCGCCCTCGCGGACCTGATCGACCACGGGGTCGGGGATCTCCGGGGCCGCGCAGGTGAGATACGCCGCGTCGTAGGGCGCGTGCTCGGGCCACCCCTCCCGACCGTCGCCGACGCGGACGCGGACGGCGTCGTAGCCGAGCCGCGAGAGCCGGTCGCGCGCGTCCGCCGCCAGGTCAGGATCGTACTCGACGGAGTACACCCCGCCGGGGGCGACGAGTTCGGCCGTCACCGCGGCGTGGTAGCCGCAGCCGGTTCCGACCTCCACCACGTCGTCGCCCGCCTCGACCTCCAGCAGCGAGCACATCAGCCCCACTACCGACGGCGCGCTTGCGGTCTGCCCGTCGCCGATGGGCACGGGACGGTCGGCGTACGCCGCCTCGACGCCCTCGTCGGGAACGAACTCGTGGCGCGGTACGGCCCGCAGGGCCGCGAGGGCCGCCGAGTCGACGTCCGGTCGTCGGCCCAGCCGGTCGACCATGCGCTCGCGGGCTGT
Protein-coding sequences here:
- a CDS encoding alpha-amylase family glycosyl hydrolase is translated as MDADAGSGEPGGGRDAGAGVAAEVFADGGHPEWYRDAVVYSLDVKTFRDGDGDGWGDFRGLIDRLDYLEELGVDCLWIRPFYPSPLRDNGYDVADYRDVDDRLGSLDDFDALVDELDARGMRLIVDLVLNHTSTDHEWFRRAREDPESKYHDYYLWTSHVDRAYNTSNIFPEFEDGVWSYDEVADKHYFHQFYHHQPDLNVANPDVQEELFSVAEFWLERGVDGFRIDAAHPMILPKGHDAHRMDDPQWIFRELKRRCRAANDEAVLLAEADDEPDRLDFYFADGDGFDALFNFVGNSHVTYGVGVGNTWPLYRMFEQIPDAEPDGHVWWANFLRNHDEWNLLKLPHEALEHAREEFRQGGDGRDSWIFGRGHRLRLADLYDGDHDRIAMAHSLLLSLPGTPIVNSGDEIGMHADLDLPERQAVRTPMRWDDSEPNAGFSTADPRDLVIPVDGTGWPGVFQADAASQRGEPGSLFERVADAVDARKRCPEIARGDCSIVHVDPDDVWAHRFDHDGRVLFAVHNLASESREVVAGFDVDPADAERVLGDADYRVADGGVAVSLDGCGYLWLRGERRTR
- a CDS encoding protein-L-isoaspartate O-methyltransferase family protein, translating into MDGPDPALLREDMLDSVEHTLGRPIAPAVREAMATVPREEFVAEAPYANRAGEQGGTRVLAPATVARLLSALDPEAGEETLVVGAGVGYTAAVLAEVVDARHVHAVDISRRLVYDARRNLSAAGYDAVLVDRADGARGLPAYAPFDRILVEAAAVEPPRDLVDQLAPDGRLVLPRGRGADQTVVAYEPDESGELREAGTAGPVSLSPLLVEGEQAGAGVRNRTRREDAEFSEQGYFAKTGWEHEWIDWDDRLTGTDR
- a CDS encoding MarR family transcriptional regulator, with product MNSDLREAVADLPPSAKLVFVVLENHDRLTQSALAEETLLPQRTVRYALDELRDAGVLHEELNIMDARQRFYSLADAEASEDDPSVGIAPEPSASAR
- a CDS encoding oligopeptide/dipeptide ABC transporter ATP-binding protein, whose translation is MSRPDDPADGEPGDADPNRTAGGAGVAGGPDREPLVVVDGLEKHYPVRSGVLRRRTGSVRAVDGVSFEIGRGEALGLIGESGSGKSTVAETLLHLQEPTGGTVRFDGTPVGDGGDGVEELRRRTAMVFQDPSSSLDPRLTAGESAAEPLRVRGVARRRRRERVATLFERVGLSADHRDRYPHELSGGQKRRVGIARALALDPAFVVLDEPTAALDVSVQAEILDLLGELREAFDLSLLFISHDVSVVRRACDRVAVMYAGELVEAGPTAAVLDDPAHPYTRALAAAVPTPDPRAGRPEGSLSGAVPDPADPPDSCRFHTRCPEVIPPDGSGLTSAEYGAVIDLRVDLAAGDVDLDHLGERADGTDPDSLARALRAEYDLPDPDGDAGRALAAAVDDAVAGDDAAAADRIREAFGSPCVRDHPELEDGEHVSACHLPTE
- a CDS encoding ABC transporter ATP-binding protein is translated as MSRGDDHPAPGRDGDGRPDRGRDDDHPAPGRDTDAPPLLSVRDLRTQFPTAEGTVRAVDGASFDVYPGETVCLVGESGSGKTVACESITRLVDSPGEVVDGEVRFDDRDLLDRSERELRAVRGDRIAYVFQDPHGSLDPVYTVGEQVAEAVRDRNDVGKRAARERAVELLDRVGLPNPASRADDYPHQLSGGMKQRVAIAAALAGDPDLLIADEPTTALDVTIQAEILDLFAELGAEEGLATLFVTHDLGVVAGIADRVVVMYAGRVMERGPVTRVFERPAHPYTRGLLDSLPGRGGERIGGEPPEPLNQPAGCPFHPRCPHAVGECRSGDGPPLYGVDGGGDAACVFHDGVRDPTVLDSDPESNTEESDPDPEPNSEAEATTDGAPRGATREPDASASDADGGNR
- a CDS encoding ABC transporter permease — translated: MSETRDPSEDRFAVEAGDRGLADRAPISPRTAALFAVWAVLAAAALWEAFVTPTGLVPFWGVSTGIIEYLYYASLAVVGWALAPLARRPDLRRRYWRRLRRKPAALASAAYLLVLWYAATFGVWTLSALGIESTEGIPYGVPAAQPPAWTGIEMSPTIPYCLASRDGDMCPGTWHFPLGTTVDGHGMIHLIVEGARVAVQVSLVTAALVVPAAVLVGTVAAYYGGRVDALLMRYVDLQRVVPAVFVVLLVQESFSRSLVTIVVVFGLFDWDGTARLVRSAAASRVDTGYVRAARDAGVSDPQIVRRHVIPNVSDTVVAAVANRMPTLVLVEAGIAYLGFTNPLAQSWGSTIAIGFSRFPELWWTVLFAAIPLVCTVAAMSVLGDALRDVLDPTAEVRR
- a CDS encoding ABC transporter permease, with protein sequence MSRRDFLVRRIGWAVFVVWVVITGMFLALVAAPDHNLSILQYGLPPDEARRVAEQYRERMHYDEPLLRRYAHWLWELGTFQFGRSYVQGRPVNAILAPALRLTLLYLVPGVALASLAGVLGGLAASLWRGTVGRVASAFGHLGAAFPAFLLAEALALLAAGEAGAIARWNPDVGAFGGSNPTVLAIAVGVVATTLGATLLQYAAAETDSVAGTPFVKRLRANGAPPRRIAAHVLRNAAPPLVALFSIRVLAVLLLGVYLVEAALGIPGFGEVTLTAIRDRDIAVVLAATLITTLLGVFGTLVEDVVTVTIDPRSGSE
- a CDS encoding class I SAM-dependent methyltransferase, translated to MPTDERRGPGTEALLLLRAARRTGALEALLSSAGTPAEVAAKTEVAEPQARRLVGALADLGFFEAVGDEYEPTNRALGLLAKRDVRSIGSIPHELDRLDELVGLPETLETGVPPERHDDWEANALGAHYATDEATVRACVTAAVRTAPDAESVVDLCGGSGVHAREFAARGLDATLVASPATADRLGRVHGDDVRIHEGVPATLDPGFDVAFLGDALSTMDPAEARATCSVAADLLDGDGAVVATDVFDAGDAADDRGEATVAAAAHGLASGHGDAHAPEAVRDWFTEAGLSDVRVSAIPGTNRHAVDGGMG
- a CDS encoding protein-L-isoaspartate(D-aspartate) O-methyltransferase — encoded protein: MDPETARERMVDRLGRRPDVDSAALAALRAVPRHEFVPDEGVEAAYADRPVPIGDGQTASAPSVVGLMCSLLEVEAGDDVVEVGTGCGYHAAVTAELVAPGGVYSVEYDPDLAADARDRLSRLGYDAVRVRVGDGREGWPEHAPYDAAYLTCAAPEIPDPVVDQVREGGRVVAPVDADGGRLGGGQRLVSLRVDGDGVEREDHGGVRFVPMRGGDGEG